Proteins encoded in a region of the Nicotiana tomentosiformis chromosome 9, ASM39032v3, whole genome shotgun sequence genome:
- the LOC138898805 gene encoding uncharacterized protein, which translates to MWLASKLRNLRLGLLFNVSIAMKPSPRTIKLNTDGCMKGSSGSAGRGEILRDDRGQLIMAFTAFFGVSSNNVAKVKAVLIGMQWCIDKGYLNAVVESDTIIIIEMSNGIFKPSWKIKYIIRKIRELMTHDNLLFQQC; encoded by the coding sequence ATGTGGCTTGCGAGCAAATTGAGAAACTTAAGACTAGGATTACTATTCAATGTATCAATTGCGATGAAACCTAGTCCCAGAACTATTAAGTTGAACACTGATGGGTGCATGAAAGGAAGCTCAGGTAGTGCAGGACGTGGTGAAATTCTAAGAGATGATAGGGGTCAGTTAATTATGGCTTTTACAGCTTTCTTTGGGGTTTCTTCCAACAATGTGGCAAAGGTAAAAGCAGTACTTATTGGGATGCAATGGTGTATTGACAAAGGATATCTAAATGCTGTAGTGGAGTCTGACACTATAATAATTATTGAAATGAGTAATGGGATATTTAAACCTTCCTGGAAGATTAAATATATTATTAGAAAGATTAGGGAGCTAATGACTCATGACAACCTTTTGTTTCAACAATGCTAA